The genomic region GCGTGTCGGTTTCGCGCTCGGCCGCGCCGCCGCAGCGCGGGCAGGTGGTCTTCTTCCAGGTCGGGTGGTTGGCGAGCGGGTTGCCCGGCTGGTCGAAGCGGATGTCGAGCGGCAGGGTCACCGGCAGCTCGTCGCGCGGGACCGGCACGGGCCCGCAGGCCGGGCAGTGGATGATGGGGATCGGCGTGCCCCAGTAACGCTGGCGCGACACGCCCCAGTCGCGCAGGCGATACTGCACCTGACGCCGCCCCCAGCCCTCTTCTTCCGCGCGGCGGATGACGGCCCGCTTTGCCTCCTCGCTGGTCAGCCCGTCCAGGAATCCCGAATGCGCAAGCAGGCCCGGCCCGGTCCAGGCCTCCTCCCCGATCGCGAAGGTTTCGGGATCCTCGCCTTCGGGGATCACCACCGGTATCACCGGCAGGTCGTAGCGGCGGGCGAATTCGAGGTCGCGCTGGTCATGGGCCGGGCAGCCGAAGATCGCACCCGTGCCGTATTCCATCAGCACGAAATTGGCGACGAAGACGGGCAGCCGGCGCTCCGGATCGAAGGGATGCCGCACCTCGATCGGGGTGCGCCAGCCCTTCTTTTCGGCCGTCTCCAGGGCCACCACCGAGGTGCCCATGCGGTTGCACTCGGCGATGAAGGCGGCAAGCCCGGGATCGGTTTTCGCCAGCTCCTCGGCCAGCGGGTGATCGGGGGCGATCGCGACGAAGCTCGCCCCGAAGATGGTGTCCGGCCGGGTGGTGAACACCTCGATCTCGCGCGGCGGCTCCTCGGTGGTGCGGAAGCGGAAGGCCAGACCTTCCGAGCGCCCGATCCAGTTCTCCTGCATGCGCCGGACCTTCTCGGGCCAGCCGTCCAGCGTCTTCAGCCCATCGAGCAGCTCGTCCGCGAAATCCGTGATCTTCAGGAACCACTGCTTCAGCTTGCGGCGCTCGACCGGCGCGCCGGAGCGCCAGCCGCGCCCGTCGATCACCTGCTCGTTGGCGAGCACCGTCCGGTCCACGGGATCCCAGTTGACCCAGGATTCCTTCTGGTAGACGAGGCCCGCCTCGAAGAGATCCAGAAACAGCGCCTGCTCCTTGCCGTAGTATTCCGGATCGCAGGTGGCGAATTCCCGCGACCAGTCGATCGCGAGACCCATGGACTGGAGCTGCCCGCGCATGGTGGCGATGTTGTCGTAGGTCCAGTCCGCCGGGTGCACGCCCTTTTCCATCGCCGCGTTCTCCGCCGGCATGCCGAAGGCGTCCCAGCCCATGGGATGCAGCACGTTGTGGCCGCGGGCGCGGTAGTAGCGGCAGAGGACGTCACCGATGGTGTAGTTGCGCACATGGCCCATGTGGATGCGGCCGGAAGGATAGGGGAACATCTCGAGGATGTAGACGGGCTCGCCCGGATGGTCCTCGCGCGTGCGGAAGGCCTCGACCTCCTCCCAGCGCCGCTGCCACTTCCTCTCGATGACCTTCGCGTTGTAGCGCGACATGCTGAGCGTCACTCCCTCATCCGTGCCATGGTCGATGCGTCCCCGCGGCGGGCCGCCCGGCGGGATCGGCGGCGTCGCGCCCGGCGGATCACCGGCCGGCTGCGGCCCTCAGCCCTTCGGGCGCTCCATCCGGAGCTGGCGCGCGCGCGCCAGGATGGCTTCCGCGATCTTGAGCTCGGTGGCGGCCTGGACGGGCTGGTTGACCCAGATCCCGGCCTCGTTGCGGGTCTGGCGCACGACGTGAACCTCGACGGCATCGCCCCTGAGCTCGCGCGAGAGGATGAAGACGGACACCTTGAGCCGCTCGTCGGGCGCCGCCGGATCGCTGTACCAGTCGGTCACGATCACGCCGGCCCGGCCGTCGGCCTCGATGAGCGGCATGAAGGCCAGCGTGTCGAGGCTCGCGCGCCAGAGATAGGCGTTGACCCCCAGATGCGCCGCCGAGATCTTCGGCTCGCCCGGCCCGCGCTTTCCGCCGCATGCCGCCGGCAGCAGGACGAGCGGCAGGACCGCCGCCAGCAACGTCAGCCGCGGCACGCCCCGCTTCCGGAATTCCGGCCCGCGCCCTCGTGTCATCCATCCTGCCCTTTCGTTCCGCTGCGCGCCGCCGATGCCGGCCGCGCCCCGCTTATAGTCGCCCCGTCCGGGCTTGACCAGAGGCTCCAAAACGCGGCCCATGATGCGGATTTCCGGCGAGTGTTGCCGAAATGTCACTGGTCTTTCCGGCCGATTTGTGGCACAATTTCCGAGAGCGTCCGGCATGTGACGCGCCGGCGCCCGAAAGGGCCGCCCGGAAAGCGCGGCCGGACGATGGGGTGCATCTTGTCTTCCCGCCTGCCGGATGCCATCTGGCGGCGAGGACGGGAGCGACGGCAGTGAGGAAGCGCACATCAGGCATCGTCGTCCTTCTCGCGCTGATCGGCGCGGCGGGCGCGGCGCGTGCGGCGCAGCAGCAGGCGCCCGCCACGGATGCGCGCGCGGCGGACGCGCAGGAGTACCTCTA from Rhodothalassiaceae bacterium harbors:
- the leuS gene encoding leucine--tRNA ligase, coding for MSRYNAKVIERKWQRRWEEVEAFRTREDHPGEPVYILEMFPYPSGRIHMGHVRNYTIGDVLCRYYRARGHNVLHPMGWDAFGMPAENAAMEKGVHPADWTYDNIATMRGQLQSMGLAIDWSREFATCDPEYYGKEQALFLDLFEAGLVYQKESWVNWDPVDRTVLANEQVIDGRGWRSGAPVERRKLKQWFLKITDFADELLDGLKTLDGWPEKVRRMQENWIGRSEGLAFRFRTTEEPPREIEVFTTRPDTIFGASFVAIAPDHPLAEELAKTDPGLAAFIAECNRMGTSVVALETAEKKGWRTPIEVRHPFDPERRLPVFVANFVLMEYGTGAIFGCPAHDQRDLEFARRYDLPVIPVVIPEGEDPETFAIGEEAWTGPGLLAHSGFLDGLTSEEAKRAVIRRAEEEGWGRRQVQYRLRDWGVSRQRYWGTPIPIIHCPACGPVPVPRDELPVTLPLDIRFDQPGNPLANHPTWKKTTCPRCGGAAERETDTLDTFVDSAWYFIRFTAPHADRPIVREKAEYWLPVDRYIGGIEHAILHLLYARFFTRALKRCGHLDIAEPFRGLFTQGMVLHETYRDEDGQWVLPELVVRRPDGSLIRKDTGKRVTAGRIEKMSKSKKNVVDPDDIIDRYGADTARWFMLSDSPPERDLIWTEEGIEGAWRFTQRLYRLVDGAADLLPAPGTPRPADLARPERDLLRIAHRTIRDVADDIENMRLNRAVARIHELANAISASESDAIRPPVLREVLEILVQVIAPMMPHLAEELWTRLGHDSLLATSRWPEADEALMREEVIELPVQVQGRLRDRIMVAPDASEEAVREQALASEKVRRAIGDRPVRRVIVVPKRIVNIVLG